From Chryseobacterium sp. H1D6B, a single genomic window includes:
- a CDS encoding transferase hexapeptide repeat family protein, which translates to MNIYSYHGIRPIIKPSAYIHPQAVIIGNVEIGEEVYIGPNAVIRGDWGKIIIKDGANVQENCTLHVFPNIETILEESAHIGHGAIIHSGHIGKNCLVGMNAVVMDKAVIGDECIIGALAFVPANFKCEARKLIVGSPAKVIRDVSDDMIHWKTQGTKLYQELAREGKEAILPCEPFSEFVQQIPTKIVDYSIWDDIK; encoded by the coding sequence ATGAATATCTACTCATATCACGGAATCCGTCCTATCATCAAACCCTCTGCTTACATTCATCCGCAGGCGGTGATTATCGGGAATGTAGAAATTGGTGAAGAAGTTTATATCGGTCCAAATGCGGTAATCCGTGGTGACTGGGGCAAAATTATTATAAAAGACGGTGCCAACGTTCAGGAAAACTGTACCCTTCATGTATTTCCGAATATTGAAACAATTCTTGAAGAATCTGCACATATCGGGCACGGGGCTATTATTCATTCCGGACACATCGGAAAAAACTGTCTGGTAGGAATGAATGCTGTAGTAATGGATAAAGCAGTGATCGGTGACGAATGTATCATTGGAGCTTTGGCTTTTGTTCCGGCTAATTTCAAGTGTGAAGCGAGAAAATTGATCGTAGGAAGCCCAGCAAAAGTGATCCGTGATGTTTCAGATGACATGATCCACTGGAAGACACAGGGAACCAAATTATATCAGGAACTGGCAAGAGAAGGGAAGGAAGCTATCCTGCCTTGTGAACCATTTTCAGAATTTGTTCAGCAGATACCAACTAAAATTGTAGATTACAGTATCTGGGATGACATAAAATGA
- the pcaF gene encoding 3-oxoadipyl-CoA thiolase, translating to MNNVYIIDYIRTPISKLQGGLSEVRADDLAAVVLKEIVARNPEVPVDEIEDVILGCANQAGEDNRNVARMGLLLAGLPYKIGGETVNRLCASGMSAVANAFRSIAAGEGEIYIAGGVEHMTRSPYVMSKPSAAFGRDSQMFDTTFGWRFINPKMKELYGVDGMGDTAENLADMHNISREDQDKFALWSQQKATKAQESGRLAEEIVKVEIPQKKGEPKIFAQDEFIKPESSMEGLGKLRPAFRKEGTVTAGNASGMNDGAAALILASEEAVKKYGLKPKAKILGSSVAGVEPRIMGIGPVEATQKLLKRLNLSLEDMDVIELNEAFAAQSLAVTRSLGLKDDDSRVNPNGGAIAIGHPLGVSGARIIGSAALELQKQNKKYALCTLCIGVGQGYAMVIEKM from the coding sequence AATTGTTGCAAGAAATCCTGAAGTTCCTGTTGACGAAATTGAAGATGTTATTTTGGGATGTGCCAACCAAGCCGGTGAAGATAACCGTAACGTAGCAAGAATGGGGCTTTTATTGGCTGGACTTCCTTACAAAATAGGAGGTGAGACAGTGAACAGACTTTGTGCTTCAGGAATGTCTGCAGTAGCAAATGCATTCAGATCGATCGCAGCGGGGGAAGGTGAAATTTATATCGCAGGCGGGGTAGAGCATATGACACGCTCACCTTATGTAATGTCAAAACCTAGCGCAGCTTTCGGAAGAGACAGTCAGATGTTTGATACTACTTTCGGATGGCGTTTCATCAACCCGAAAATGAAAGAACTGTATGGGGTAGACGGAATGGGTGACACCGCTGAAAACTTAGCAGATATGCATAACATCAGCAGAGAAGATCAGGACAAATTTGCCCTTTGGTCCCAGCAGAAAGCCACAAAAGCTCAGGAAAGCGGAAGACTGGCAGAAGAAATTGTGAAAGTAGAAATTCCTCAGAAAAAAGGAGAACCTAAGATTTTTGCTCAAGACGAATTCATCAAACCAGAATCTTCCATGGAAGGACTGGGAAAACTTCGTCCCGCTTTCAGAAAAGAAGGAACAGTAACAGCCGGAAATGCTTCTGGAATGAATGACGGTGCAGCTGCTCTTATTCTGGCAAGTGAAGAAGCCGTGAAAAAATATGGTTTAAAACCAAAAGCTAAGATCCTAGGATCATCAGTAGCTGGTGTAGAGCCTAGAATTATGGGAATCGGCCCAGTAGAAGCAACACAGAAGCTTTTAAAAAGACTAAACCTTTCTTTAGAAGATATGGATGTGATCGAACTTAACGAAGCTTTTGCAGCCCAGTCTTTAGCAGTGACAAGAAGCTTAGGATTAAAAGATGACGATTCAAGAGTAAATCCAAACGGAGGCGCTATTGCAATCGGACACCCGCTTGGGGTTTCTGGAGCTAGAATTATCGGTTCTGCAGCATTGGAGCTTCAAAAACAAAATAAAAAATATGCGTTGTGTACACTTTGTATCGGAGTCGGACAAGGATATGCAATGGTTATTGAGAAAATGTAA
- a CDS encoding alpha/beta hydrolase-fold protein, with product MIKRILIVCSILFVFKFAVSAQTEAVKPLTIGEIRTLKSKVLNEERILNIYLPQGFDKTKSYPVIYLLDGSMNEDFIHVSGLVQFFNQMYAMPETIVVGVANVDRKRDFTFHTDLKDLQKEYPTTGHSDQFISFLEKELKPFIEKKYKTTDKYLFGQSLGGLLAVEILLKKPEMFDNYFIISPSLWWDDESLLKQAPQLLSKSPDIKKFVYISVGKGEHPVMVKDAESMYEVLKNSNKKNWTVEYKMMEGDNHATILHRSLYEGLVKLFPYKEPK from the coding sequence ATGATTAAAAGAATTCTCATCGTATGCAGTATTCTGTTTGTATTCAAATTTGCAGTATCAGCACAGACTGAAGCTGTAAAACCTCTTACGATTGGTGAGATCAGAACTTTAAAATCTAAAGTTCTCAATGAAGAAAGAATCTTAAATATTTATCTTCCTCAAGGTTTTGATAAAACAAAATCATATCCTGTAATTTATCTTCTAGATGGAAGTATGAATGAGGATTTTATTCATGTTTCAGGACTTGTGCAGTTTTTTAATCAAATGTATGCAATGCCTGAAACTATTGTAGTGGGAGTTGCCAATGTCGATAGAAAAAGAGATTTTACTTTCCATACGGATTTGAAAGACCTTCAGAAAGAGTATCCTACAACAGGACATTCAGATCAATTCATCAGTTTTCTTGAAAAAGAACTGAAACCTTTTATTGAAAAAAAATATAAGACTACTGACAAATATTTATTCGGACAGTCTTTAGGAGGACTTTTAGCAGTAGAAATCCTGCTTAAAAAACCTGAAATGTTTGATAACTATTTTATCATCAGTCCAAGTTTATGGTGGGATGATGAAAGCCTTTTAAAGCAGGCTCCGCAACTACTGTCTAAATCACCTGACATTAAGAAATTTGTTTATATTTCTGTAGGAAAAGGAGAACATCCGGTAATGGTAAAAGATGCAGAATCAATGTATGAAGTCCTTAAAAACTCAAATAAGAAAAATTGGACAGTAGAATATAAAATGATGGAAGGAGACAATCATGCTACTATTCTACATAGAAGTCTGTATGAGGGATTAGTGAAATTATTTCCTTATAAGGAGCCTAAATAA
- a CDS encoding transposase, whose translation MANTENFECGYVYHIYTHANGDDLIFRDDGNYNFFLDKLLKYIVPIADVYAYCLMPNHFHLLIRFKDLEQITSENEHKYLMKQFSNLLNSYAKAYNKRYNRRGALFLDFLKRKRVNDEKYLTKLFTLYSQ comes from the coding sequence ATGGCAAATACAGAAAATTTTGAATGCGGATATGTATATCATATTTATACCCATGCGAATGGTGACGATTTAATTTTTCGGGATGATGGAAACTATAACTTTTTTTTAGATAAACTTTTAAAATACATTGTTCCAATAGCTGACGTATACGCTTATTGTTTAATGCCTAACCATTTTCACTTATTGATAAGGTTTAAAGATCTGGAACAAATAACCAGTGAGAATGAGCATAAATATTTAATGAAACAGTTCAGTAATTTATTAAATAGTTATGCAAAAGCCTATAATAAAAGATATAACAGGAGGGGTGCTCTTTTTCTTGATTTTTTGAAACGTAAAAGAGTTAATGACGAGAAGTATTTGACCAAATTATTTACATTATATTCACAATAA